The sequence below is a genomic window from Glycine max cultivar Williams 82 chromosome 20, Glycine_max_v4.0, whole genome shotgun sequence.
TCAAGATTCAGGGATCAATTTCACTTTAGAATGAGTATTTCAATGTCCGTGCTAGTCAAAATTAATGATCTGtaattctttattaaattttgataagaAATTCCTCTCTGAATTCACTGTGCATTTAGAAAATTGAATCATTCCTAGTTatgtttttggtgaaaaatGAGAATTCGATGATAAACAGAGTTATCTTTCGTAGTActggattttgaaataatttatctCATCTCCTTTACGATTTTCAGGTCATTGCCAGAGAAGACCACTACTGTTGGGCATTGGAGCATTAACTGCAAATTTACAACCAACAAATTTGGTCTTTGCTCAAGGTATTCATGCCAGCTGATGTGATCATATTTTGTGTTATTAAGTTTCACTTCACTAAAAGGATCTATCTTCATATGTAAAACTGAAGAGACTAGTCTAGTCATAATCTTCTGAAATTTTGGAATTCCATTACTCTTTGTCGTGTAGAAAAATCAGACAGATGCCGAGTTTTTTTAGACTATGAAGATGGGTATTCTTACATATACCCCATTGATTGGAAGGTAAGAAATAAGAATCCTATTAATCTCACAGACACTCTAGTTATTACAAGAAGATAATGTGCTACAAGTTTGAATGTATCTCTTCCCTAGGAATTTGACTTCAGGGCTCTTGATTCTGCATTCAAAGACAGATATCTACAGTTACAAAATGTAAGGGTGAAATCTATACCCACTGAGAAGAAAGACATCCGAGATTTGGGTCCTATGGAAGAGGTGATGCTGCAAAATTGTCTCCTAATATGTTCTGTAGTCTAATTTATACTTAACTAGTTTGTATCTTAACCAGGTTATATACAATTTGGTGAAACATATATATGCTGCACCAAACCAAAGACCAACAATAAAAGACATGCAGGAGGTTTCTTCTCACTTTATTTCTTCCTCAATGTTTTTACtattaaatatatatctttgaattctaaatatatacttaaaactatttttgaatTCTGAATGCAGAAAACCATAGATGGAAAACATTACTATACCTTTGAATATATACTTACATCACCAAATTATTCTAGTGCCTCCTTTGCAACAATTGCTATAGGAAATGGTAAGTAACCAACCCACTACCCTCTCCTATCTCAATGTGTCACTGGCCTTGATAAATGCTCTGTCATGGTCCCAATGCTACCTAACAGCATGTGCTTTTTTACAGGAAGGTACTACACGCTAATTGTTGGAGCCAATGAAAGGCGATGGAAAAGATTTCGAGATCAGCTTAAAGTGGTAGCAGACTCCTTTAGGCTTCTTGACATCTAAAATGTCACGGGACAATGCAAGACAGACGACTTTTAATTTGCATACATATCAAGTTTGAAATATTTGTATATCAGagcaaaataagtttttaaaagtgAATGATATGATATCTTCTACTATACCAATGGAAATTCTTTTTCCGTACATTACATGCAAAGGTCGTCTATTATAGCTAGtctaaaatttcattattttgtgtcACGTGGTCAAACTCAAAATTTGTTCCTCGTGTATTCTTGCATTGTTCCGCGGCAGTAGTTTATGGAATTCTCGGCCAGACAATTTTGAGAATGATGGGTGTGCCATATATCCTTGGACCACTTTTAGACTAGTTTTACAGGTTTTGATGGAAGCAAAGAAGCCAAACTTTAGTGGCAGCATGTTAATATTAGTTGCCTTTGATGTATTTGGTTTAAAAATGCCCTTTTGCAGATactctttctttattttctgttaagaTTAGGTGCTCGTCAGAATGACAATTTTCTGTTATCCAGTAATCTCTGCGGGGGTCTAAAGTATGGGAACTCTTTCCTTGTGGGACGGGGATGAAAAATCTCCCCAAGTAGATTTGAGATGACAGttcataagaagaaaaaaatcatatcattgACAGGGAAACTTGTAAGAAGAAATCGAACCAAATCTAACAAAATGGTAGACATCACATTGCTGTAAAAGATGTAAATCTCACATTTGTAGATAAAATAATGTAGTGTAATACTCCACAGTCCACACTCACTTGTCTGTTTATAACTTTATATAAGTAGAaaagttcaacaaaaatagcaaattagtttcataaaaTCTCAAACTACTTGACAAAATACACGTGGAAATTTGCATCTATTATCTAAGGACAAAAAACTCGTGAATTCGTGTAATTCAAGCACTAAAGGAATTTTGCTTCTAGACTATCGCTATGTATATACATAGGTTATAGAACAGTTGAGACTGTATTTTCTACAATTTTCACAAATGAagattgaagagaaaaaaaactacAGTAGTGTCATCCGCGCTTGAGAGACAGGAAGAGTGAAAAGTCCAATAGAAGAGTAACTCAGCTGAATTAGTGTTGATTCCGCCGCCTTCctctctttgtaaaacaaaTCAATATATCGTGGAGACAACACCGTCAGTCTAAACTGCTTGCCTCCAAAAGAATATGCATCCTCAGCTTCAATACTAAAGTCTCAAAGCAACCAAATTCCAAATTCCTATCTTTAATTCCTACACTACCCCTGCCACAGTACCCTCTTCTTATGCCAACCAATGCCGAGTGCTGATCCAATACTCCCATTCTTGCTACATGCAAGCCTCCACCTGACATTGGAAAATTCCACCAGGTGCAGCAATCACCAGTCATTCAACTCAAGTAATATATGAAACAATTCTCATGAAGCAACATTAGTTGCAACTACTCACATTATATACTCCCAATCTAAACAAGCCGATGCTGGCGCAAAGCCTTACCAAAATGAGGTTGCATCAATCGGACATACAGACCATTTTTTGCCACCAATGAATCATGGGTCCCCTCCTCCACTATCCTTCCTCCGTTTAGAACTACTATGTTGTCCACATGCCTCATCATCGCAGCCCTGTGTGCTATTAAAATAGTGGTCTTGTTTCCCATTATTAGGGTGTCTAGAGCCTCTTGCACCACTCGGCTTGACTCAGATTCAATTGATGAACTAGCTTCATCCAACAACAAAATAGGAGCATTTTTAAGCACTACCCTTGCAATTGCAATTCTCTGTTTTTGTCCTGGAGTTAAGTCAACACCTCTCATCCCAACATGAGTGTCATAACCATGAGGCAAGCTACTAATGAAATGGTGAGCATTTGCTATTCTTGCAGCCTCCTTCATTTCAGCTTCACTGGCATTATGCCTGGCATATATGATGTTTTCCCTTATGGTAGTTGAGAAGATAATTGGTTCCTGCTGAACCAAACCAAGGTGGCTCCTCAACCATCTcaaattatattgttttaaatCCCTCCCATCTAGCAAAACTTGGCCGGCAACTGGATCATAGAATCTCTCAATCAAAGATATTATTGTGCTCTTCCCTGATCCCGAAACTCCCACTACAGCAATTGTTTGTCCTCCATTGACTTTGAGACTAAAATTGCTTAATACCAACACTTCAGGTCGAGAAGGAtaacaaaaatcaatatttttcaaCTCAATGCTTCCATATACATTGGGTGGCTTCAGTGCTGAGCTATCATCAGGATCAATCTTAGGCACACGATCTATAATTTCAAACACTGACATGAGAGATTTACGTCGCTTAAGTATGTAAGGAGCCAACCCGAAAGGCTCCACAAGGGCAAATGTAGCAAATGAGAAAACAATGTACTCCTTGAGAGCAGTAGGTAGATCCACATAACTCTTATTTACACATAGTGCAGTGTACCAAAGTAGAAGGGCATTACAAGCAAAGAGCAGAAACTGTGAAAAGCCAAATCCAAAACCAATGGCCACTCCATGAAGAAAGCTttgcttaaatattttatttaactgcAACTGGTAGAGTTCCATCACCTTATTACCAGCACAAAATGCAACAACAGTGTAAATATTCCTAACTGCATCTTCAAGAACCAAAGATGCCTTTCTGTGCATTTCCTGTATGCCCTTTGAAAAGCCAGCAAGCCACAATTTCTGCAAGATCAAGACACATGCATTATCAGTCATTCACATAGTTAGCAAAAGCAGGTCCATTAGTTTTAgtaattgaaattaaacataaatttacataaataaGAATTTCCATCAATGAAAACGAAACCCCCATAAAGAGGCAAATTCAATCATAGTACCCTTGATCCTGCAAGGTAATAAAATGCAATGAAACTTTTATTTCCAAAGGATAAACATTAAATCTGTTGAAGAATAAAATTAGCAAAGACACGGCGAAATTACACTTATTACAGACTATTGATAACTTCAACATGAAAAGgtatattacaaattataattgttatttatcACAATGCCACAGGTAATTTCAGATATCAAATTTGTTAAAACAACCACAACTGAATGTGCATTTAGTTTTTCACCATTCGAGATGCATGCAttattgttcttttggaaaaagatAATTGGACACTCGAGGTGTTGACACCAAGGGAGATAGGAACAGAGGAAACAAGTGATTGATGATGTGATGTGGCATGACATgaaaagagagatagagagaaatgATAGATGTTAATATGATGTTTGTATTATTTGGGTGTTCAAATATCATGACTCTTAATTTCACAGTGAAACAGATACAGTCACGCAAATGAATTAAGAGTGATAGAGAGATGCACTGATACACATGAGTGAAacaatgcctttttttttttcttttcagccTTTCCTTTCTAAACATTAGCAGGCCACACACCAACTCTGACTCTAAGACATTTCAAGACTTTTGGATTTGGTATCGTTCATGAGGCAAAGGAGACACATTGTAATAGGTCATACTAACTAGCAATTCACCTTAACTGGCTTCTAATGAatgcaataaaaaagaaaatgataggcCATATGTTAAGAAAATAGTACAATTTAGGATAAGCATCCAcgtttcatttttcattcatgacTTGAGAAGATCCCCACCTGATGGGAAAAGGTTCGGCTGTTGTTGAAATGAAAAGACATGGGAAATTGGAAATATACATTTCAAAAGCACTGAATTTTGAACAGGCATAAATTTTTACAGACTGTTGACAAAAGAAATACAAGCACAATCCTTCCACAAGCAAAAATTACATTGCAAAATCAGAAAAGCAGGTGCAAACCTGGGCAAGAGCAGAAACACAAAGAACTGGAAGTGTTGCTAAGGCCACAAGTGCTAATCGCCAGTGCAGCAAAACACCAATGAGAAAAGCAACAATAACAGCAGCACTGTCCTGAATAAATATGGAAAGTCGGTTACTGAATGCTGCTCGCACAAATGTAGCATCATTGGCCAAGCGCATGGATAAATTGTCAGCACTATTTTCCTCTTCATCAAACCATCCAGTTTCATTGCGAAGCATGGCTGTGATGTTATGAAAACAGGTTAGGTAGAGTTCAGAAGTCCAattctttattttgaaaaaaaatgcttaaatcTACGCACCTGAGAACATCATTCTCCTAACTCTTTCTGTCATTTTCTCCCCCATAATACCAAAATAGAAATGCTGTAAAAAGTTGGCAACAACTGTCACAATACCCATGCAGGCAATGATCAAGCACCATTTGTTTATCTCCCCTTGTAAGTGCTGAGCTTCATCAATTCTATAATAGTCTGTCACCACCAGACCAATAACATAAGCAAGAAGGGGATTGAAAGAACCAAAGATAGCAGCACCTATGCTTCCTAACACAGCATAAAGCCACTCTGCAAAACTAAGCTCTGCTAGCCTCCAAATTGAGGGTTGTTTTCGATGCCTTGCATCCTTTGTTTCACTCATTTTCACCAAAAGATCATCAGAATGACAATCAGGTCTGCTAAAAGTCTGTGAATGGGAGCGTTCATTTTTAGGGTCGGACGTTAAAAGAGGTGAAATGGGAGATTCTGGATCAGAACCATTTGATGTTTGTCGATGCACACATTGAACATCAATCTTGGGTAACTCTGGTAGTCTCATTTCAAAACTATCCTGCCTTTTTATTGATGGCTCCTTATCTGATGAATCTAAAGACTGGCCATTCTCCATCAACTTCTCAGAAGGTGGGCTCCGGATTTTTGGTGATTCTTGTGAGTTGAAGAAGCCATCTGAAGGCCGAAATATGGCAGAAACTCTCTGAAGAGAGGGTGACTTTATCATTTTAGGAGATGAAGGTTCTTTGAAGCTATGACTTTCTGAAGAATCTTTCTCAATTTGGAAAGTTGCAGTCTCCTTGTAGTTTCGAACAGGCATCCTGGATGAGAACAAAGTGATTTTCTACATGCAAATGGTGAAATCTTGCAAATTATAAAAGCATTAAACATTGCCGCTTCAACCATAGTGTAACAATGATTAGTTTATTACTATAGAAATTCATTTTCTTAACAGACTATTGCCACTTCAACCATCAtattatctgtttttttttaaaatagtcgTGTTATATTCTCCATAAACATAAACAAAGTAGAAGCATGATTTGAGGCAGTATCAGACCTCTTAGGAAGTTTTGTGGCCTCTTCACATCGAAGAAGCTCTGCGTATAAGCCATCCAGGGTGAGTAACTCATCATGAGTACCCATCTCAACCAGTTGACCATCCTCCATAACAGCTATATAATCAGCATTCTTTATAAGACTAAGCCTTCGAGCAATTATGATTGTTGAGCGTCCCAACATGAGGAGATCCAGAGCCTCCTGAACAGACCTCTCAGCCTCAAAATCAAGTCCACCAGTAACCTCATCAAGCAAAAGAATGGATGGATTTAAAAGCACAGCTCTTGCAATAGAAAGTTTTATTTTCTGCTCTTCTGTCAAAGCTAGACCAGCCCTGCCAACCTGAAAGACAGAAGCCCCAGTTTAGGAGGTGAAAAAGGATTCCCACCAAAAAAGATATAATTGAACatacaaaccaaaaaaagaacaaTAGGCTTCATATGATCATGTCAATCAAGCTTCACCTGTGTGTCATAACCTTTATCTAATGAGCTGATAAAGGTATGTGCATGAGCTATTTTAGCAGCCTCTTCAATTTGATCCATGGTGGTATCTCGCCCATAAGCAATGTTGTCTCTTATACTCAAACTGAGCAAAGCAGGTTCCTGGGTGACCAGTCCTATTTGGTTCCTTAGCCATTCCAGTTTCATATTCTTTATGTTTTCACCATCTAAAAGAACTTCCCCTGAACCACAGATtggtaaattaatttaaatctgAAATGACCTATAAAGTGCTTTAGATGAAATATAGAATAAATATGCACTATCAAGGGGAAAACAATTACCTAAAGTTGGATCATAGAACCGCTCCATGAGGGGAATAATACTACTTTTTCCAGAGCCATTTCTGCCAACAAGTGCCACAGTTTTTTTAGCAGGAACAGTGAGATAAAACCCACTCAAGATAGGGATTTCAGGGCGAGAAAGATAACTGAAGTAAACATTCCGAAACTCTATATTTCCTTGGACAGAAGCTGGAGCACTGCCATCATGATTAAAAGATGAGGATGACCGGCTTATCATCTCAAACAGTCTATAGGCAGCTATTCGCCCTTGATCAAATGAGTAGAAAT
It includes:
- the LOC100799399 gene encoding ABC transporter B family member 20, whose translation is MMGSRGLFGWSPPHIQPLTPVSEVSEPPESPSPYLDLGAETSATQPMEVEEEMEEADEIEPPPAAVPFSRLFACADHLDWFLMLVGSIAAAAHGTALVVYLHYFAKVLRVPQQGLPEEQFHRFKELALTIVYIAGGVFAAGWIEVSCWILTGERQTAVIRSKYVQVLLNQDMSFFDTYGNNGDIVSQVLSDVLLIQSALSEKVGNYIHNMATFFSGLVIAFINCWQIALITLATGPFIVAAGGISNIFLHRLAENIQDAYAEAASIAEQAVSYIRTLYAFTNETLAKYSYATSLQATLRYGILISLVQGLGLGFTYGLAICSCALQLWVGRLLIIHGKAHGGEIITALFAVILSGLGLNQAATNFYSFDQGRIAAYRLFEMISRSSSSFNHDGSAPASVQGNIEFRNVYFSYLSRPEIPILSGFYLTVPAKKTVALVGRNGSGKSSIIPLMERFYDPTLGEVLLDGENIKNMKLEWLRNQIGLVTQEPALLSLSIRDNIAYGRDTTMDQIEEAAKIAHAHTFISSLDKGYDTQVGRAGLALTEEQKIKLSIARAVLLNPSILLLDEVTGGLDFEAERSVQEALDLLMLGRSTIIIARRLSLIKNADYIAVMEDGQLVEMGTHDELLTLDGLYAELLRCEEATKLPKRMPVRNYKETATFQIEKDSSESHSFKEPSSPKMIKSPSLQRVSAIFRPSDGFFNSQESPKIRSPPSEKLMENGQSLDSSDKEPSIKRQDSFEMRLPELPKIDVQCVHRQTSNGSDPESPISPLLTSDPKNERSHSQTFSRPDCHSDDLLVKMSETKDARHRKQPSIWRLAELSFAEWLYAVLGSIGAAIFGSFNPLLAYVIGLVVTDYYRIDEAQHLQGEINKWCLIIACMGIVTVVANFLQHFYFGIMGEKMTERVRRMMFSAMLRNETGWFDEEENSADNLSMRLANDATFVRAAFSNRLSIFIQDSAAVIVAFLIGVLLHWRLALVALATLPVLCVSALAQKLWLAGFSKGIQEMHRKASLVLEDAVRNIYTVVAFCAGNKVMELYQLQLNKIFKQSFLHGVAIGFGFGFSQFLLFACNALLLWYTALCVNKSYVDLPTALKEYIVFSFATFALVEPFGLAPYILKRRKSLMSVFEIIDRVPKIDPDDSSALKPPNVYGSIELKNIDFCYPSRPEVLVLSNFSLKVNGGQTIAVVGVSGSGKSTIISLIERFYDPVAGQVLLDGRDLKQYNLRWLRSHLGLVQQEPIIFSTTIRENIIYARHNASEAEMKEAARIANAHHFISSLPHGYDTHVGMRGVDLTPGQKQRIAIARVVLKNAPILLLDEASSSIESESSRVVQEALDTLIMGNKTTILIAHRAAMMRHVDNIVVLNGGRIVEEGTHDSLVAKNGLYVRLMQPHFGKALRQHRLV
- the LOC100798877 gene encoding photosynthetic NDH subunit of lumenal location 1, chloroplastic, with the translated sequence MAISLSWISPCLSHKLNLPHSNCLPRNTATSSTSTVFCALETTPGGESHCQRRPLLLGIGALTANLQPTNLVFAQEKSDRCRVFLDYEDGYSYIYPIDWKEFDFRALDSAFKDRYLQLQNVRVKSIPTEKKDIRDLGPMEEVIYNLVKHIYAAPNQRPTIKDMQEKTIDGKHYYTFEYILTSPNYSSASFATIAIGNGRYYTLIVGANERRWKRFRDQLKVVADSFRLLDI